Sequence from the Azospirillum formosense genome:
CCCCAAGGCGACCGCCGCGAAGGCGACCGCCACAAAGGCCAAGCCGGAGCCAAAAGCCTCCCGCGAAGCCGCTCCCAAGGCCGGCCGGGGCGGCGGCACGCGGGCGGCGGCGGAGAATCTGTCGGCGGTGGCCGCCGGACGGACGGAGCAGACCGGCACCACCAAGACCGGTGGACAGATCTCGCGCGGCGGTGCGTCCAGCGGAAAACCCGGGAAGGCGTCGCGCCGGGACGCCTCGCGCGGTTGAGGGAACGGGGACGCCCTCCATCCCCCTGCCGCGCAGACCACCCATGCCCCATATGCCGGAAAATGGAGTGTGAAAGGGAACGAGAGGTCTGGTTTCCGCCCTTCGGGATTGCTAGTGTTGCTGCCCCTGCGCATCCGCACGCAATGTTCGATCCCTGAGGTAGAGACATGCCGCATTATCGCTCCCGCACTTCCACGCACGGCCGCAACATGGCGGGCGCCCGCGGCCTGTGGCGCGCGACGGGCATGAAGGACGGCGATTTCGGCAAGCCGATCATCGCGATTGCCAACTCCTTCACCCAGTTCGTGCCGGGGCACGTCCACCTGAAGGATCTGGGCCAGCTCGTCGCGCGCGAGATCGAGAAGGCCGGCGGCGTCGCCAAGGAATTCAACACCATCGCGGTGGACGACGGCATCGCCATGGGCCACGACGGCATGCTCTACAGCCTGCCCTCGCGCGAGCTGATCGCCGACGCCGTCGAGTATATGGTGAACGCCCACTGCGCCGACGCGCTGGTCTGCATCTCCAACTGCGACAAGATCACCCCCGGCATGCTGATGGCGGCCATGCGGCTGAACATCCCGGCGGTCTTCGTGTCGGGCGGTCCGATGGAGGCCGGCAAGGTCAACTGGCGCGGCAAGACCAAGGCCGTGGACCTGATCGACGCCATGGTCGCCGCCGCCGACCCGACGGTGACCGACGAGGAGGCGGCGGTCATGGAGCGTGGCTCCTGCCCGACCTGCGGCTCCTGCTCCGGCATGTTCACCGCCAATTCCATGAACTGCCTGACCGAGGCGCTGGGCCTCTCGCTGCCCGGCAACGGCACCATCCTGGCGACCCACGCCGACCGCAAGGAGCTGTTCCTGGCCGCCGGCCGCATGGCGGTGGAGCTGTGCCGCCGCTGGTACCAGGAGGAGGACGCCACCGCCCTGCCCCGCGGCATCGCCACCTTCGAGGCGTTCGAGAACGCCATGACGCTCGACATCGCCATGGGCGGCTCCACCAACACGGTGCTGCACCTGCTGGCCGCCGCGCAGGAGGGCCAGGTGCCCTTCACCATGGCCGACATCGACCGGCTGTCGCGCCGCGTGCCGAACGTCTGCAAGGTCGCCCCGGCGGTGTCCGACGTCCACATCGAGGACGTGCACAAGGCCGGCGGCATCTTCGGCATTCTGGGCGAACTCGACCGCGGCGGCCTGCTGAACCGCGACGTCGCGACCGTCCACGCCAAGACGCTGGGCGAGGCGCTGGACCGCTGGGACGTCAAGCGCACCCAGGACGAGGGCGTCCACACCATGTTCAAGGCCGCCCCCGGCGGCATCCCGACGACCATCGCCTTCAGCCAGGAGAAGCGCTGGCCGGACCTGGACCTCGACCGCGACAAGGGCGTCATCCGCTCGGTCGACAGCGCCTTCAGCAAGGACGGCGGCCTCGCCGTGCTGTTCGGCAACATCGCCGAGAAGGGCTGCATCGTGAAGACGGCGGGCGTCGATGCCTCCAACCTCGTCTTCGCCGGCCCGGCCCGCGTCTTTGAAAGCCAGGACGCGGCGGTCGAGGCCATCCTGGGCGACACCGTCAAGGCCGGCGAGGTGGTCGTCATCCGTTACGAAGGCCCGCGCGGCGGCCCCGGCATGCAGGAGATGCTCTACCCGACCAGCTACCTGAAGTCGAAGGGGCTGGGCAAGGCCTGCGCCCTGGTCACCGACGGCCGCTTCTCGGGCGGAACCTCGGGTCTGTCGATCGGCCACGCTTCGCCGGAAGCGGCGCAGGGCGGGGCCATCGGCCTCGTCCGGGACGGCGACCGGATCGAGATCGACATCCCCAACCGCAAGATCAACCTCGCCGTGTCCGAGGAAGAGCTGCAAAGCCGCCGCGACGCCGAGAACGCCAAGGGCGCCGATGCCTGGAAGCCGGCCAACCGCAACCGCGTCGTCTCGCCGGCTCTGCGCGCCTACGCCGCCCTGACCACCAGCGCCGACCGCGGCGCGGTCCGTGACGTGTCGCAGGTCGAAGGCATCGCCGTGAAACGCTGACGCGGCGCCGAAAGTGCAGCCGAAGGACCCCGCTCCTTCCGGCTGAGACTTCCGGAAAGGTTGTGAGCACACCCCACAGCAACGAACGGCACCGCGGCAATCCACGGTGCCGTTTCGCTTTGCGGGGGCAACGGGCGGCGGAAGGGCATGCGGCAGTATGTCTCCGATCCCCCCGCACTATCACCGAAAGAAGCGCAGGCTTTCGATCGCGAAATCTGTCATTGTCCTTGGGCATGCGCCGGCATGCCGGAACGGAACGCGCGGTCCGTAAGATCAACACCACGGGGAAGCCGATGGCGCGGCCGCGGTCCGTCGTCCGGGAGGATGCCGAAGCGACACCCTCGGGTGCCGCGTTCCGGCGCGCGCTGGCGGACATCGCGGATGCCCTGCGCCGCGCCGAGGAAGGCATCGGTTCCATCCTGGCCGTGACCGCGGCGGCGGAGGCCGGCCGCCTGATCGCCGCCCTCGTCCACAGCCCCGCCGCGGCCGGATTCAGCGTCCTGCGCTGGCCGCAATCGCTTCTGCCACCGCTGGGCGGACCCGACGATCTCGAAGCCGTGGCCCTCAGCCTCCTGCCTTTGGCCGACGGCCACCCGGACGAGGCCCGTCGCAACATCGCCCTGACCGCCGAGCGCGGCGGCGGCGAACTGGCCGGAGCGGCGGTGCGCGGCCTGCTGGGCCTGCCGTCGCACCAACCGCTCTGGCTGGGGCTCGACGGCGCGCAAAGGGCGGATTTCCAGGTGGAGGGGCTGGCCGCCACCATGCTGGACCTCTGCTACGAACGCCCGGTCCTGGTCGTTGTGGAGAATGCCCAGTGGGCACGCGGCTTGACGGTGCCGCTGCTCAACGCTCTGGCCAACGCCGTCGAGGACGCTCGGCTGTGCTTGATCGCCATCCGCTCACCGGCGTCCTGCGTGCGGCCCGGCGGATGGACGCCCCCCGTCACGGCACGGCGCCTGCTCCTGCCGGAAGCGGATGGCGGCCCAGCAGACGGCGGCCCAGCGGGCGCGGGCACGGAAGCCGATGATCCGGCGCCGCACGCCGCCTTGTTGGAGGCGCTGCGCCGGGACCGGCGGCCGGAACGGATCGAGTGGATGGCCCATCACGCGCCACTGGCCGGGGAATGGGCTCTGGCCTGCGCCTGCGCGCGTCACGCCGGACGGCGGGCGGAGGCGGACTGCCGTCCCGCCGACGCCGTCCGTCTTTACATGGCCGCGCTGTCCGCGCTGGACCGCTTGCCCGCGACGCGGCGGCACGCGCAACGCCGCATCGATCTGTGGACCGCCTTGGCGCGCACCCAAGCCCCAGCGGACGGCA
This genomic interval carries:
- the ilvD gene encoding dihydroxy-acid dehydratase, whose protein sequence is MPHYRSRTSTHGRNMAGARGLWRATGMKDGDFGKPIIAIANSFTQFVPGHVHLKDLGQLVAREIEKAGGVAKEFNTIAVDDGIAMGHDGMLYSLPSRELIADAVEYMVNAHCADALVCISNCDKITPGMLMAAMRLNIPAVFVSGGPMEAGKVNWRGKTKAVDLIDAMVAAADPTVTDEEAAVMERGSCPTCGSCSGMFTANSMNCLTEALGLSLPGNGTILATHADRKELFLAAGRMAVELCRRWYQEEDATALPRGIATFEAFENAMTLDIAMGGSTNTVLHLLAAAQEGQVPFTMADIDRLSRRVPNVCKVAPAVSDVHIEDVHKAGGIFGILGELDRGGLLNRDVATVHAKTLGEALDRWDVKRTQDEGVHTMFKAAPGGIPTTIAFSQEKRWPDLDLDRDKGVIRSVDSAFSKDGGLAVLFGNIAEKGCIVKTAGVDASNLVFAGPARVFESQDAAVEAILGDTVKAGEVVVIRYEGPRGGPGMQEMLYPTSYLKSKGLGKACALVTDGRFSGGTSGLSIGHASPEAAQGGAIGLVRDGDRIEIDIPNRKINLAVSEEELQSRRDAENAKGADAWKPANRNRVVSPALRAYAALTTSADRGAVRDVSQVEGIAVKR
- a CDS encoding DUF2934 domain-containing protein, translating into MTEKPGQDRAERVRRRAHDIWEREGRPEGRHDEHWAQAEAEVDDEIRAERQSEDTESSAPDAPPARRPKATAAKATATKAKPEPKASREAAPKAGRGGGTRAAAENLSAVAAGRTEQTGTTKTGGQISRGGASSGKPGKASRRDASRG